In a single window of the Campylobacter fetus subsp. testudinum 03-427 genome:
- the hydD gene encoding [NiFe] hydrogenase maturation protease HydD (Pfam match to PF01750.14 HycI) produces MRVLILGIGNVMFADEGIGVHFTKMIEKNFKFSSLKHSLDFVDGGTLANLLSPIIAKYNYVIVVDCIDADSGDIGDVYFFDFDDMPKSINWSGSAHEVEMLQTLEMMDLIGDRPQTKILGVIPKRIEPMSFELSNEVKTSSHTMEKVILKHLKELGFEYEKVADFTVQTIADEWKKEQF; encoded by the coding sequence ATGCGTGTGCTTATTTTAGGTATTGGTAATGTAATGTTCGCCGATGAAGGTATCGGCGTTCATTTTACCAAAATGATAGAAAAAAACTTCAAATTTAGCTCTCTCAAACATAGCTTAGACTTTGTAGATGGGGGAACTTTAGCAAATCTTCTAAGTCCGATTATAGCAAAGTATAATTATGTTATTGTTGTTGATTGTATTGACGCTGATAGTGGCGATATCGGAGATGTATATTTTTTCGATTTTGATGATATGCCAAAAAGTATAAATTGGTCTGGTTCTGCTCATGAAGTAGAGATGCTCCAGACATTAGAAATGATGGACTTGATAGGCGATAGACCACAAACTAAGATACTTGGTGTTATCCCAAAAAGGATAGAACCTATGAGTTTTGAGCTTAGCAACGAGGTAAAAACTAGCTCGCATACTATGGAAAAAGTTATCTTAAAACACTTAAAAGAGCTTGGATTTGAGTATGAAAAAGTTGCGGATTTTACCGTTCAAACTATTGCAGACGAGTGGAAAAAGGAGCAATTTTGA
- the hydC gene encoding [NiFe] hydrogenase, cytochrome b subunit (Pfam match to PF00033.15 Cytochrome_B), with protein sequence MKESKKHIAEYEFSIGLRVTHWIRAICITILIISGFYLAYVFVSPTITSEPTNFMNAKWRAVHQIVGFILIGCFIFKVYLFFFDRQSKIERVSVRDFLSPKTWIAQIKYYLFLGKHPHLHGTYNPLQFIAYIMFYIILFVVCLTGLVLYAHVYHNGLGGLIYEPMRVVESWMGGLANVRLIHHISMWAIMVFVVVHVYMAVFNAIRGKDGAIDAIISGYKFPKEQ encoded by the coding sequence ATGAAAGAGAGTAAAAAACATATCGCCGAATATGAATTTTCTATAGGACTTAGGGTAACACACTGGATAAGAGCTATATGTATCACTATACTCATAATCAGCGGATTTTATCTAGCTTATGTGTTTGTTAGTCCTACTATAACTAGTGAGCCTACAAATTTTATGAACGCTAAATGGCGTGCGGTTCATCAAATAGTCGGATTTATACTTATAGGTTGCTTTATTTTTAAAGTTTATCTGTTTTTCTTTGATAGACAAAGCAAAATAGAAAGAGTTAGTGTTAGGGATTTTTTAAGTCCAAAAACTTGGATAGCTCAGATAAAATATTATCTATTTTTAGGTAAGCATCCACATTTGCACGGTACTTATAATCCTTTGCAATTTATAGCATATATAATGTTCTATATAATATTATTTGTAGTGTGTCTAACAGGACTCGTACTATACGCTCACGTTTATCATAATGGTCTTGGAGGTCTCATTTACGAGCCTATGAGAGTTGTTGAGTCATGGATGGGCGGACTGGCTAATGTTCGTTTGATACATCATATATCTATGTGGGCTATAATGGTGTTTGTAGTAGTTCATGTTTATATGGCTGTATTTAACGCTATAAGAGGCAAAGATGGAGCAATTGACGCCATTATAAGTGGTTATAAATTTCCAAAAGAGCAATAA
- the hydB gene encoding [NiFe] hydrogenase, large subunit (Pfam match to PF00374.15 NiFeSe_Hases): MSEQRIVVDPITRIEGHLRIEVVVDDNSVVKEAYSGSTLWRGIETIVKGRDPRDAGFMTQRICGVCTFSHYRAGIEAVENALGIVPPLNAKLTRTLMNAALFLHDHPVHFYQLHALDYVDVVSALSADPKKASEEAFNYSQYPYACGADQLKLVQDKVKKFVEKGNLGPFANAYWGHSTYKFTPEQNLIALSHYLECLRLQRTIAQAMAVFGAKQPHPQSLTVGGVTCIMDLQDPARLGEYMVKFQEMADFINRAYYADLVMAAKAYASEPSVLNDVGTPNLITYTDFQLGANEFLFEGGYILNGDVSKVYEVDESKITEEATRSWYKNDAPLHPYDGQTEPNYTGFKDAKTMNAKGEMEDTKVFDITGKYSWIKAPRYDSVPMQVGPIANIVINYAKGNKLVVPVVDKFLKDTGLPLSAVFSTLGRTACRMIEATIVANNALKAFNNLIENLKVDQTTCAKYVIDSNKEYKGRFIGNVPRGMLSHWCRIKNGVIENWQAVVPSTWNASPKDSKGQMASYEACLVGLKIADLKQPLEIIRKIHSYDPCIACAVHVMDTKGNKLSEYRVNPNLI, encoded by the coding sequence ATGAGCGAGCAAAGAATAGTAGTAGATCCGATAACAAGAATCGAAGGACACCTTAGAATTGAAGTTGTTGTTGATGATAATAGTGTAGTAAAAGAAGCGTATAGTGGCTCAACTCTTTGGAGAGGTATAGAAACTATAGTAAAAGGTAGAGATCCAAGAGACGCTGGATTTATGACTCAAAGAATTTGTGGTGTTTGTACATTTTCGCACTATAGAGCAGGAATTGAAGCTGTTGAAAATGCTCTTGGTATAGTTCCTCCTTTAAATGCTAAATTAACTAGAACACTTATGAATGCAGCTCTATTTTTACATGATCACCCTGTGCATTTTTATCAACTTCACGCGCTTGATTATGTTGATGTAGTTAGTGCTCTTAGTGCAGATCCTAAAAAAGCTAGCGAAGAAGCGTTTAACTATAGCCAATACCCTTATGCTTGCGGCGCTGATCAACTTAAGTTGGTTCAAGATAAGGTTAAAAAATTTGTTGAAAAAGGAAACCTAGGACCATTTGCAAATGCTTACTGGGGACATTCTACTTATAAATTTACTCCAGAACAAAATCTTATAGCTCTTAGTCACTATTTGGAGTGTTTGAGACTTCAAAGAACTATAGCTCAAGCTATGGCTGTATTTGGTGCGAAACAACCTCACCCACAAAGTTTAACAGTAGGTGGCGTGACTTGTATTATGGATTTACAAGATCCTGCAAGACTTGGCGAATATATGGTTAAGTTTCAAGAGATGGCTGATTTTATAAATCGTGCTTATTACGCTGATTTAGTTATGGCTGCTAAAGCGTATGCTAGTGAGCCAAGCGTTCTAAACGATGTAGGAACTCCAAATTTAATTACTTATACAGATTTTCAATTAGGAGCGAATGAGTTTTTATTTGAAGGTGGATATATCTTAAATGGCGATGTTAGTAAAGTTTATGAAGTAGATGAAAGTAAGATAACTGAAGAAGCTACAAGATCATGGTATAAAAATGACGCTCCACTTCATCCTTATGATGGACAAACAGAGCCGAATTATACTGGATTTAAAGATGCTAAAACTATGAATGCTAAAGGCGAAATGGAAGATACAAAGGTGTTTGATATCACAGGAAAGTATAGCTGGATTAAAGCTCCAAGATATGATTCTGTACCTATGCAAGTAGGACCTATAGCAAATATCGTTATAAACTACGCAAAAGGAAATAAACTTGTAGTTCCTGTAGTAGATAAATTCTTAAAAGATACCGGACTTCCTTTATCTGCAGTATTTTCTACTTTAGGAAGAACAGCGTGTCGTATGATAGAAGCCACTATAGTAGCTAATAACGCATTAAAAGCATTTAATAATTTGATTGAGAACTTAAAAGTAGATCAAACAACTTGCGCTAAATACGTCATCGATAGCAATAAAGAGTATAAAGGTAGATTTATAGGAAACGTACCTCGCGGTATGCTTAGCCACTGGTGCAGAATTAAAAACGGTGTTATCGAAAACTGGCAAGCAGTAGTTCCATCTACTTGGAATGCAAGTCCAAAAGACTCAAAAGGTCAAATGGCAAGTTATGAAGCGTGTTTAGTAGGTCTTAAAATAGCCGATCTTAAGCAACCGCTTGAAATCATTCGTAAAATTCACTCTTATGACCCTTGTATAGCTTGTGCTGTTCATGTTATGGATACTAAAGGTAATAAGTTAAGCGAATACAGAGTTAATCCAAATTTGATTTAA
- the hydA gene encoding [NiFe] hydrogenase, small subunit (Pfam matches to PF14720.2 NiFe_hyd_SSU_C, and to PF01058.18 Oxidored_q6, and to PF10518.5 TAT_signal): MVEHKLLNTIQDRLDSLSKMPKIKKNSSIAQALKENGFTRRDFMKWAGAMTALMALPASFAPVVAKAAELADRLPVIWLHMAECTGCSESLLRTDAPTIDSLIFDYISLEYHETVMAASGWQAEENLENAIEKYKGKYVLMVEGGIPDGDSSFYLTVGPKGTTGREHAIHASDNALAIFAIGTCSSFGGIQAARPNPTNARPLHKITNKPVINVPGCPPSEKNIVGNVLNFLLFGTLPALDVYNRPKWAYGLRIHDLCERRGHFDAGEFVQEFGDDGAKNGYCLYKVGCKGPYTFNNCSRERFNQHTSWPIQAGHGCIGCSEPDFWDKMGPFEKPLGDRLYETVFDGLGADAITDKIGIGVLAITGVAIAAHALISTATKDKE, from the coding sequence ATGGTTGAGCACAAACTCTTGAATACCATACAAGATAGACTAGACTCTTTATCAAAGATGCCTAAAATCAAAAAAAATAGCTCAATAGCCCAAGCGCTTAAAGAAAACGGCTTTACTCGTAGGGACTTTATGAAATGGGCAGGAGCTATGACGGCACTTATGGCTCTTCCGGCTAGTTTTGCTCCGGTTGTTGCAAAAGCAGCCGAGCTTGCAGATAGACTTCCGGTTATTTGGTTGCATATGGCAGAATGTACAGGATGCAGTGAGAGTCTTTTAAGGACTGATGCTCCAACTATAGATAGTTTGATATTTGATTATATCAGCCTTGAGTATCATGAGACTGTTATGGCTGCTTCTGGATGGCAGGCTGAAGAGAACCTTGAAAATGCCATAGAGAAATATAAAGGAAAATATGTTTTAATGGTAGAAGGTGGAATACCTGATGGAGATAGTTCGTTCTATCTAACAGTCGGACCAAAAGGCACTACTGGTAGAGAGCATGCTATACATGCTAGTGATAATGCTTTGGCGATATTTGCTATTGGTACCTGTTCAAGTTTTGGAGGCATACAAGCAGCAAGACCGAACCCAACAAATGCAAGACCGCTTCATAAAATTACAAACAAACCTGTTATAAATGTGCCTGGTTGTCCGCCAAGCGAGAAAAATATAGTCGGAAATGTTTTAAATTTCTTACTATTTGGAACACTTCCTGCGCTTGATGTATATAATCGTCCAAAATGGGCTTATGGTCTTAGAATCCACGATCTTTGTGAGAGACGCGGTCATTTTGATGCTGGAGAGTTTGTACAAGAATTTGGTGATGATGGTGCAAAAAATGGTTATTGTTTATACAAAGTAGGCTGTAAAGGTCCATATACATTCAATAACTGCTCACGCGAAAGATTTAACCAACATACAAGCTGGCCTATACAAGCAGGTCATGGTTGCATAGGTTGTTCTGAGCCTGATTTTTGGGATAAAATGGGACCTTTTGAAAAACCTCTTGGAGATAGATTATACGAAACAGTATTTGACGGGCTTGGAGCAGACGCTATAACCGATAAAATAGGTATAGGCGTACTAGCTATAACAGGAGTTGCTATAGCGGCTCACGCTTTGATATCAACAGCTACAAAAGATAAGGAGTAA
- a CDS encoding branched-chain amino acid transport protein, AzlD family (Pfam match to PF05437.8 AzlD) translates to MEYLPYILVAGFATVLTRFLPYWLFKKRSDNKTLLHLQRTTTLIIMIVLLFYALRSMDFSTLNLGFSAIFCLFLVFALQIWKKNSLISITVPTIIYMIIIRFV, encoded by the coding sequence ATGGAGTATTTGCCATATATTTTGGTAGCTGGTTTTGCTACTGTTCTTACTAGATTTTTGCCTTATTGGCTGTTTAAAAAACGCTCAGACAATAAAACTTTGTTACATTTGCAGCGTACTACTACTTTAATTATAATGATTGTTTTGCTGTTTTATGCTCTTAGAAGTATGGATTTTTCTACGTTAAATTTAGGTTTTAGTGCTATATTTTGTCTATTTTTGGTATTTGCTTTACAAATTTGGAAGAAGAATTCTTTGATTAGCATAACGGTTCCTACTATAATTTATATGATTATTATAAGGTTTGTTTGA
- a CDS encoding branched-chain amino acid transport protein, AzlC family (Pfam match to PF03591.10 AzlC) has translation MSKFEIFRSTIPVMMGYIPLGLAFGLYGVGSGLPVWVMSLTSIIVYAGSVEFLLVAFIISGASLSSVFFISFLLNFRHFFYTMAMLNEIKSLKNRMYFIYALTDETFAILKSRKQNIDENRNLIFNMTALLNQSYWIFGVNLGAILGSNLNISYKGIDFSLSALFAILTYQVFKNNPNKNVLFLGIGCSIVGIFIFPQQYFLFGTLIFAVVILLLFKRYF, from the coding sequence TTGTCTAAATTTGAAATATTCAGATCTACTATCCCTGTTATGATGGGATATATCCCTCTTGGTTTGGCTTTTGGACTTTATGGAGTTGGCAGCGGTTTGCCAGTTTGGGTTATGAGTCTTACTAGTATCATTGTTTATGCAGGAAGCGTCGAGTTTTTACTTGTAGCTTTTATCATATCTGGAGCATCTTTAAGTAGCGTTTTTTTCATATCATTTCTTTTAAATTTTAGACATTTTTTTTATACTATGGCAATGCTTAATGAGATAAAATCTTTAAAAAATCGTATGTATTTTATCTATGCTTTAACTGATGAAACTTTTGCCATACTAAAATCACGCAAACAAAATATCGATGAAAATAGAAATTTAATTTTTAATATGACGGCTTTATTAAATCAAAGCTACTGGATCTTTGGCGTAAATTTAGGTGCTATACTTGGTTCAAATTTAAATATATCTTATAAGGGAATTGATTTTAGTCTTAGTGCGCTGTTTGCTATATTAACTTATCAAGTTTTTAAAAATAATCCAAATAAAAATGTCCTATTTTTAGGTATCGGATGCTCTATAGTAGGGATTTTTATATTTCCGCAGCAGTATTTTTTATTTGGTACTCTTATCTTTGCAGTAGTGATTTTATTGCTTTTTAAGAGGTATTTTTGA
- the clpB gene encoding ATP-dependent Clp protease, ATP-binding subunit (Pfam matches to PF07724.10 AAA_2, and to PF10431.5 ClpB_D2-small, and to PF00004.25 AAA): MANIFEELTDQTRSLVENSLSLAIGNKNPEALSLHMLWALVADSSSILNQIFNKTNISKDAVLLDIKSRASKLLTSSNVSRENIKVSSELVNSLENAKAVMISLGDSYIAVDTWILGNLDKEPLKEILSKYINLIELKKELEAIRGGRNVDSQTSDETLDSLSKFGVDLTKKASEGELDPVIGRDEEITRMMQILIRKTKNNPILLGEPGVGKTAIVEGLAQLIVKKAVPTSLANKRVIALDMSALIAGAKYRGEFEDRLKAVIDEVKKAGNIILFIDEIHTIVGAGASEGSMDAANILKPALARGELHAVGATTLKEYRKYFEKDAALQRRFQPVNVAEPSVNEALQILRGIKDKLEVHHNVNITDSALVAAAKLSDRYISGRFLPDKAIDLIDEAAAELKMQIESEPYELSKAKREIETLIVEKEALKMENSDKNSERLNEIEKEVANLNEKKSGLEVKFKNEKAVFNGISEAKKQIESLKNEAELAKRNNAYEKAAEIEYGKIPEASAKIKELEAKWEEMKKGGVLLKNEVDEDMVAGILSKWTGISVKRMLTSEKEKFLQVEEYLKRNVVGQDAALHALSRAIKRNKAGLSSQNRPIGSFLFLGPTGVGKTESAKALARFLFDDEKALVRFDMSEYMEKHSVSRLLGAPPGYVGYDEGGQLTEAVRRKPYSVILFDEVEKAHKDVFNILLGILDDGRATDNKGVTVDFKNTIIILTSNIGSSAIANLSGDERENAVKNALKEYFKPEFLNRLDDCVIFNPLGANELSGIVSIMFKELEATLQNRGIKAVLDENAKEFIAKAGFDPVYGARPLRRALYELVEDKLAEMILRDELKSGDSIKISAINDEIVVNII; this comes from the coding sequence ATGGCAAATATATTTGAAGAATTAACCGATCAAACTAGAAGTTTAGTTGAAAATTCACTGAGCCTTGCTATAGGTAATAAAAATCCAGAAGCCTTGAGTTTGCATATGCTTTGGGCATTAGTCGCAGATAGTAGCTCTATACTAAATCAAATTTTTAATAAAACAAACATAAGCAAAGATGCAGTCTTACTTGACATAAAAAGTCGCGCTTCTAAGCTTCTTACTAGTTCAAACGTTAGTAGGGAAAATATCAAAGTTTCAAGCGAACTTGTTAATAGCTTAGAAAATGCAAAAGCCGTTATGATAAGCTTAGGCGATAGTTATATCGCTGTTGATACTTGGATTTTAGGTAATCTTGACAAAGAGCCTTTGAAAGAAATTTTAAGTAAATATATAAATTTAATAGAGCTTAAAAAAGAGCTAGAAGCCATTCGCGGTGGTCGCAACGTAGATAGTCAAACTAGCGATGAAACTCTTGATAGTCTTTCTAAATTTGGAGTAGATCTTACTAAAAAAGCAAGTGAGGGAGAGCTTGATCCTGTTATCGGAAGAGATGAAGAGATAACTAGAATGATGCAAATTCTCATACGTAAAACTAAAAATAACCCTATCTTGCTAGGTGAGCCAGGAGTTGGAAAAACCGCTATAGTAGAGGGTTTAGCTCAGCTTATAGTAAAAAAAGCGGTTCCTACTAGTCTTGCAAACAAACGCGTCATCGCTCTTGATATGAGCGCTCTTATCGCCGGAGCAAAATACCGTGGAGAGTTTGAAGACCGTCTTAAAGCAGTTATAGACGAGGTCAAAAAAGCAGGGAACATTATACTTTTTATAGACGAAATTCACACTATCGTAGGAGCTGGAGCTAGCGAGGGCAGTATGGACGCCGCAAATATACTAAAACCGGCTCTTGCTAGAGGTGAGCTTCACGCTGTTGGAGCTACTACTCTTAAAGAGTATCGTAAGTATTTTGAAAAAGACGCAGCCTTGCAGCGCCGTTTCCAGCCAGTAAATGTTGCTGAGCCTAGCGTAAATGAAGCTTTGCAAATTTTGCGCGGTATCAAAGACAAGCTAGAGGTTCATCATAACGTAAATATCACAGATAGCGCTCTTGTGGCTGCTGCAAAGCTAAGTGATAGATATATAAGCGGTAGATTTTTACCAGATAAAGCCATAGACTTGATCGATGAAGCCGCAGCTGAGCTTAAAATGCAGATTGAAAGCGAACCTTATGAGCTATCAAAGGCTAAAAGAGAGATCGAAACTCTAATAGTCGAAAAAGAAGCTTTAAAAATGGAAAATAGTGATAAAAATAGCGAACGTCTTAATGAGATAGAAAAAGAGGTTGCAAATTTAAATGAGAAAAAATCCGGACTAGAAGTTAAATTTAAAAATGAAAAGGCGGTATTTAACGGTATAAGCGAAGCCAAAAAACAGATAGAAAGTCTTAAAAATGAAGCCGAGCTTGCAAAAAGAAATAACGCTTATGAAAAAGCCGCAGAGATAGAGTACGGCAAGATCCCAGAAGCAAGCGCTAAGATAAAAGAGCTAGAAGCCAAATGGGAAGAGATGAAAAAAGGCGGGGTTTTACTTAAAAACGAAGTTGATGAGGATATGGTAGCTGGAATTCTTAGTAAATGGACTGGAATTTCGGTGAAGCGTATGCTAACTAGCGAAAAAGAGAAATTCTTGCAAGTAGAAGAGTATCTAAAGCGTAACGTAGTAGGACAAGACGCCGCGCTTCATGCTCTTTCACGCGCCATAAAACGAAACAAAGCAGGGCTTAGCAGTCAAAATAGACCGATTGGAAGTTTCTTATTTTTAGGACCTACTGGAGTTGGTAAAACAGAGAGTGCAAAGGCTTTGGCTAGATTTTTATTTGACGATGAAAAAGCGCTCGTTCGTTTTGATATGAGTGAATATATGGAAAAACACAGCGTCTCAAGGCTGCTTGGAGCACCTCCTGGATACGTCGGGTACGATGAGGGCGGACAATTAACCGAAGCAGTTCGTAGAAAACCTTATAGCGTGATACTTTTTGATGAAGTTGAAAAGGCTCATAAAGACGTATTTAATATACTGCTTGGGATTTTAGATGATGGAAGGGCGACAGATAACAAAGGCGTTACTGTGGATTTTAAAAATACTATCATCATTTTAACTAGCAATATAGGCTCTTCTGCGATAGCAAATTTAAGTGGAGACGAGAGAGAAAATGCGGTAAAAAATGCGTTAAAAGAGTATTTTAAACCTGAGTTTTTAAATAGATTAGATGATTGCGTAATCTTTAATCCTCTTGGCGCAAACGAGCTTAGCGGCATAGTTTCTATAATGTTTAAAGAGCTAGAAGCTACTCTTCAAAACAGAGGTATCAAAGCTGTTCTTGATGAAAATGCTAAAGAGTTTATAGCTAAAGCGGGATTTGACCCGGTGTATGGCGCGCGTCCGCTTAGAAGAGCTCTTTATGAGTTAGTCGAGGATAAACTTGCTGAAATGATACTACGCGATGAGTTAAAAAGTGGTGATAGTATAAAAATATCTGCGATTAATGATGAAATAGTAGTAAATATTATATAA